A single genomic interval of Miscanthus floridulus cultivar M001 unplaced genomic scaffold, ASM1932011v1 fs_207_2_3, whole genome shotgun sequence harbors:
- the LOC136530797 gene encoding UMP-CMP kinase 3 isoform X1, which produces MGTVVDAAPAVVAEEVTENMLGGKKVTVVFVLGGPGSGKGTQCANIVEHFGFTHLSAGDLLRAEIKSGSENGTMIENMIKEGKIVPSEVTIKLLQEAMIKNENDKFLIDGFPRNEENRAAFENVTKISPAFVLFFDCSEEEMERRLLGRNQGRVDDNIETIKKRFKTFVESSLPVIEHYNSRDKVKKIDAAKPIPEVFEDVKAIFAPYSPKAE; this is translated from the exons ATGGGCACAGTTGTGGATGCCGCTCCAGCTGTTGTGGCTGAGGAG GTCACTGAGAACATGTTGGGTGGCAAGAAAGTTACAGTTGTATTTGTTCTAG GTGGTCCTGGAAGTGGAAAGGGCACACAGTGTGCCAACATTGTGGAGCACTTTGGATTCACCCATCTTAGTGCCGGAGATCTTTTGCGTGCAGAGATTAAATCTGGCTCTGAGAATGG AACCATGATCGAGAACATGATAAAGGAGGGAAAGATTGTTCCATCGGAGGTGACTATAAAGCTGTTGCAGGAGGCAATGATAAAAAATGAAAATGACAAATTCCTGATTGATGGATTTCCAAGGAACGAGGAGAATCGTGCAGCGTTTGAGAATGTT ACCAAAATTTCTCCTGCGTTTGTGCTATTCTTTGACTGTTCCGAGGAAGAGATGGAGAGACGTCTCTTGGGGCGCAATCAG GGAAGAGTTGATGATAACATTGAAACTATCAAAAAAAGGTTCAAAACCTTTGTTGAATCAAGTCTGCCTGTCATTGAGCATTACAACTCAAGGGACAAGGTTAAAAAG ATTGATGCTGCAAAACCAATTCCTGAGGTGTTTGAAGACGTCAAAGCCATTTTTGCCCCATATTCTCCAAAG GCTGAATAG
- the LOC136530797 gene encoding UMP-CMP kinase 3 isoform X2 codes for MLGGKKVTVVFVLGGPGSGKGTQCANIVEHFGFTHLSAGDLLRAEIKSGSENGTMIENMIKEGKIVPSEVTIKLLQEAMIKNENDKFLIDGFPRNEENRAAFENVTKISPAFVLFFDCSEEEMERRLLGRNQGRVDDNIETIKKRFKTFVESSLPVIEHYNSRDKVKKIDAAKPIPEVFEDVKAIFAPYSPKAE; via the exons ATGTTGGGTGGCAAGAAAGTTACAGTTGTATTTGTTCTAG GTGGTCCTGGAAGTGGAAAGGGCACACAGTGTGCCAACATTGTGGAGCACTTTGGATTCACCCATCTTAGTGCCGGAGATCTTTTGCGTGCAGAGATTAAATCTGGCTCTGAGAATGG AACCATGATCGAGAACATGATAAAGGAGGGAAAGATTGTTCCATCGGAGGTGACTATAAAGCTGTTGCAGGAGGCAATGATAAAAAATGAAAATGACAAATTCCTGATTGATGGATTTCCAAGGAACGAGGAGAATCGTGCAGCGTTTGAGAATGTT ACCAAAATTTCTCCTGCGTTTGTGCTATTCTTTGACTGTTCCGAGGAAGAGATGGAGAGACGTCTCTTGGGGCGCAATCAG GGAAGAGTTGATGATAACATTGAAACTATCAAAAAAAGGTTCAAAACCTTTGTTGAATCAAGTCTGCCTGTCATTGAGCATTACAACTCAAGGGACAAGGTTAAAAAG ATTGATGCTGCAAAACCAATTCCTGAGGTGTTTGAAGACGTCAAAGCCATTTTTGCCCCATATTCTCCAAAG GCTGAATAG
- the LOC136530796 gene encoding LOW QUALITY PROTEIN: subtilisin-like protease SBT1.4 (The sequence of the model RefSeq protein was modified relative to this genomic sequence to represent the inferred CDS: deleted 1 base in 1 codon) codes for MARVRGPSLIVLLALAILAAVAAAEAPPQSTYIIHLAPGHLALSAARANGGGEAVLRRLLPRRLRAPRPRVLYSYQHAATGIAARLTPEQAAHTAAGEGVLAVYPDQARQLHTTHTPSFLGLTETAGLLPAAAGGESSAVVGVLDTGLYPIGRASFAATAGLGPPPASFSGGCVSAGSFNASAYCNRKLIGAKFFYQGYEAGLGHPIDETKESKSPLDTEGHGTHTASTAAGSPVHGAGFFDYAKGQAVGMDPGARIAAYKICWASGCYDSDILAAMDEAIADGVDVISLSVGANGYAPRFYTDSIAIGAFHAVRKGIVVSCSAGNSGPGEYTAVNIAPWILTVGASTIDREFPADVVLGDGRVFGGVSLYAGDPLDSTQLPLVFAGDCGSRLCLIGELDPKKVAGKIVLCLRGNNARVEKGAAVKLAGGVGMILANTEDSGEELIADSHLVPATMVGQKFGAKIRYYVQTDPSPTATIMFRGTVIGKSPSAPQVAAFSSRGPNYRAQEILKPDVIAPGVNILAAWTGAASPTDLDIDTRRVEFNIISGTSMSCPHVSGLAALLRQAHPEWSPAAIKSALMTTAYNLDNSGETIKDLATGEESTPFVRGAGHVDPNAALDPGLVYDAGTDDYVAFLCTLGYSPSLISIFTQDGSIANCSRKFARSGDLNYPAFAAVFSSYQDSVTYSRVVRNVGSNSSAVYQPKIVSPSGVDVTVTPSKLAFDGKQQSLGYEITIAVSGNPVIVDASYSFGSITWSDGAHDVTSPIAVTWPSNGGAAAM; via the exons ATGGCGAGGGTCAGGGGCCCGAGCCTCATCGTCCTGCTCGCTCTCGCCatcctcgccgccgtcgccgccgccgaggcgCCCCCGCAGTCCACATACATCATCCACCTCGCGCCAGGCCACCTGGCGCTGTCCGCAGCGCGCgccaacggcggcggcgaggcggtcctccgccgcctcctcccgcGCCGCCTGCGCGCGCCGAGGCCGCGCGTGCTCTACTCCTACCAGCACGCTGCCACGGGCATCGCTGCGCGGCTGACGCCCGAGCAGGCGGCGCACACCGCGGCCGGGGAGGGCGTCCTGGCCGTGTACCCCGACCAGGCGCGGCAGCTGCACACCACCCACACCCCGTCGTTCCTAGGCCTGACCGAGACCGCCGGGCTCCTCCCAGCCGCGGCGGGAGGCGAGTCGTCTGCCGTCGTCGGCGTTCTCGACACCGGCCTCTACCCCATCGGCCGGGCCTCGTTCGCGGCAACTGCTGGGCTCGGCCCGCCGCCCGCGTCCTTCTCCGGCGGATGCGTCTCCGCGGGCTCCTTCAACGCGTCCGCTTACTGCAACCGCAAGCTCATCGGCGCCAAGTTCTTCTACCAGGGGTACGAGGCTGGTCTCGGCCACCCCATCGATGAGACCAAGGAGTCCAAGTCACCGCTGGACACTGAGGGCCATGGCACGCACACCGCCTCCACGGCGGCTGGCTCGCCGGTGCACGGCGCCGGGTTCTTCGACTACGCCAAGGGGCAGGCCGTGGGCATGGACCCCGGCGCGCGCATCGCGGCGTACAAGATCTGCTGGGCGTCCGGATGCTACGACTCCGACATCCTCGCCGCCATGGACGAGGCCATCGCCGACGGCGTCGACGTCATCTCGCTCTCCGTCGGCGCCAACGGGTACGCCCCTCGCTTCTACACCGATTCCATCGCCATCGGCGCTTTCCACGCGGTGCGCAAAGGCATCGTCGTCTCCTGCTCCGCCGGCAACTCCGGCCCTGGCGAGTACACCGCCGTCAACATTGCGCCGTGGATCCTGACCGTCGGCGCTTCCACCATCGACCGTGAGTTCCCCGCAGATGTGGTTCTTGGTGACGGCCGCGTCTTTGGCGGCGTGTCTCTGTACGCCGGTGACCCCCTGGACTCCACTCAGCTGCCGCTGGTGTTCGCCGGGGACTGTGGTTCCCGCCTGTGCCTGATAGGCGAACTCGACCCGAAGAAGGTGGCCGGCAAGATCGTGCTCTGTCTGCGTGGTAACAACGCTCGCGTCGAGAAAGGAGCGGCGGTCAAGCTCGCCGGTGGGGTCGGAATGATCCTCGCCAACACCGAGGACAGCGGCGAGGAGCTCATCGCCGACTCCCACCTCGTGCCGGCGACTATGGTCGGGCAGAAGTTCGGCGCCAAGATCAGGTACTACGTCCAGACGGACCCGTCGCCGACGGCGACCATCATGTTCCGCGGCACGGTCATCGGCAAGTCGCCGTCGGCGCCGCAGGTGGCGGCGTTCTCGAGCCGAGGCCCTAACTACCGCGCG CAGGAGATCCTCAAGCCCGACGTCATCGCCCCCGGCGTCAACATACTCGCGGCGTGGACCGGCGCCGCCTCTCCCACCGACCTGGACATCGACACGAGGCGCGTCgagttcaacatcatctccggTACGTCCATGTCCTGCCCGCACGTGAGCGGCCTCGCCGCGCTGCTCCGCCAGGCGCACCCGGAGTGGAGCCCCGCGGCGATCAAGTCGGCGCTCATGACCACGGCGTACAACCTGGACAACTCCGGGGAGACCATCAAGGACCTTGCGACGGGCGAGGAGTCGACGCCGTTCGTCCGTGGCGCCGGCCACGTCGACCCCAACGCCGCCCTCGACCCGGGCCTGGTGTACGACGCCGGCACCGACGACTACGTCGCCTTCCTCTGCACGCTCGGGTACTCTCCGTCGTTGATCTCCATCTTCACACAGGACGGCTCGATCGCCAACTGCTCGAGGAAATTCGCTCGCTCCGGCGACCTCAACTACCCTGCCTTCGCCGCCGTCTTCTCCTCCTACCAAGATTCAGTCACCTACAGCCGGGTGGTGCGCAACGTCGGCAGCAACTCCAGCGCGGTGTACCAGCCCAAGATCGTCAGCCCGTCCGGCGTGGATGTCACGGTGACCCCGAGCAAGCTCGCATTCGACGGGAAGCAGCAGAGCCTGGGCTACGAGATCACCATCGCGGTGTCAGGCAACCCGGTGATCGTGGACGCCAGCTACTCGTTCGGGTCCATCACCTGGAGCGACGGCGCGCACGACGTCACGAGCCCCATTGCCGTGACCTGGCCGTCCAACGGTGGAGCAGCGGCCATGTAG